A window of Armatimonadota bacterium contains these coding sequences:
- the xylB gene encoding xylulokinase, whose translation MARLLGIDVGTSGAKAVLIDESGAVLRQASSPYELSTPQPRWAEQDPADWVRGVLECIAQIGESSPDAIGLTGQMHGSVFLDKDGEVLAPAILWCDQRTGADCREIEEAVGAERLVEITGNPAMTGFQLPKILWLRNNRRELFDRLDKVLLPKDYVRLVLTGATASDVSDASGTGLLDVQKRDWSEEILKKLSLPPSWFPEVFESDEIVGETREVEGLKSGVPVVAGAGDQAAGAVGSGAVSPGITSVSLGTSGVAFAPLAAPADRPGRTVHSFCHANRAWHAMGVMLSCGGAVAWARDLLYPDGGFDQMNQEAAAAPVGCDGLTFLPYLAGERCPHDDPSATGAFVGLTLRHGREHLARAVFEGATFGVLDCLDQLKSCGADPAELRVVGGGASSDFWMQVLADASGLKCWRLSVDEGPASGAAILAGVGLGIWPDTAQACQSLVSLDMSFEPKRADYSESRDRYRTLYPALKTWIPPKTSATIG comes from the coding sequence ATGGCAAGGTTGCTCGGTATCGACGTCGGCACATCTGGCGCAAAGGCGGTTCTGATCGACGAATCGGGCGCGGTGCTGCGGCAGGCGTCCAGCCCGTACGAGTTATCCACACCCCAGCCGCGATGGGCGGAGCAGGATCCGGCCGACTGGGTGAGAGGCGTTCTCGAGTGCATCGCGCAGATCGGAGAGAGCAGCCCCGACGCGATCGGATTGACAGGGCAGATGCACGGATCGGTCTTTCTCGACAAGGACGGAGAAGTGCTCGCGCCGGCGATACTGTGGTGCGATCAGAGGACCGGGGCCGATTGCCGAGAGATCGAAGAAGCGGTCGGCGCTGAACGACTGGTGGAGATCACCGGCAACCCCGCGATGACCGGCTTTCAACTGCCCAAAATTCTGTGGCTTCGCAACAACCGGCGGGAGCTGTTCGACAGGCTCGACAAGGTCTTGCTGCCGAAGGATTACGTGCGCCTCGTCCTGACCGGCGCAACGGCGAGCGACGTGAGCGATGCCTCTGGCACGGGGCTCCTTGACGTCCAAAAACGCGATTGGTCAGAGGAGATTCTGAAGAAGCTGTCGCTGCCGCCGAGTTGGTTCCCCGAGGTGTTCGAATCGGATGAAATCGTAGGTGAGACCAGGGAAGTCGAGGGCCTGAAAAGTGGCGTCCCGGTCGTCGCGGGCGCAGGCGACCAAGCCGCAGGCGCGGTCGGATCTGGTGCAGTCTCGCCGGGGATCACGAGCGTCAGCCTGGGTACGAGCGGCGTCGCGTTCGCACCTCTTGCGGCACCCGCCGACCGGCCTGGCCGAACGGTCCATTCGTTCTGCCACGCCAATCGGGCTTGGCACGCGATGGGTGTGATGCTGAGCTGCGGCGGTGCGGTCGCCTGGGCTCGCGACCTCCTTTATCCGGACGGCGGATTCGACCAGATGAATCAGGAAGCGGCCGCTGCACCGGTCGGTTGCGACGGGCTGACGTTCTTGCCGTATCTGGCGGGCGAAAGGTGTCCGCACGACGACCCGAGCGCGACCGGCGCGTTCGTCGGCTTGACACTGCGGCACGGCCGAGAGCACCTCGCGCGGGCAGTGTTCGAGGGAGCGACGTTCGGAGTTCTGGACTGCTTGGATCAGCTCAAGAGCTGCGGCGCGGACCCTGCCGAACTCCGAGTCGTCGGCGGCGGAGCTTCGAGCGATTTCTGGATGCAGGTTCTGGCGGATGCGAGCGGGCTTAAATGCTGGAGGCTGTCGGTCGATGAAGGGCCCGCCTCCGGCGCTGCGATACTGGCCGGGGTTGGGCTGGGAATTTGGCCGGACACCGCCCAGGCGTGCCAGAGTTTGGTGAGCCTAGACATGTCGTTTGAACCGAAGCGAGCCGATTATTCAGAGAGCAGAGACCGTTACCGAACGCTCTACCCAGCGCTCAAGACCTGGATTCCGCCAAAGACTTCGGCTACAATAGGGTAA
- a CDS encoding S1 RNA-binding domain-containing protein: MIDDQTTTTDHGASAPDAEATDKVQTASGATPDSGEATETAGPLDASTTSDDHPEAGLNGPDVSGAPTDDLTETVSSGAEETTPPSADQEAASAEPTAPTDDKAAVDMPAAEVEKPPVTPQESAPTEERAADADLFEAAMATLQGDDASEARGPIKRGDRVEATVIQVEQDRVFVDLGTKNEAVLPLSELSDQSVDSAQAIVKTGDKFDVIVLKTGSAEGAPVVSKRKADFDNQWKRILQSFEDGKMFDAQVVDRVKGGLVVDIGVRGFVPATHVGSGKLRNIERFVGGTLPVKIIEIDRDRRKVVLSNRMAEDERRSEVKQNLFSNTKPGDVLSGEVRRITDYGAFVDLGGIDGLLHISEMSWVRIDHPREVLKEGQEINVMVLRLDEANGRVSLGLRQVLPDPWIDIKKNYRRGQKIKVQISRIVQSGAFVRLPEGAEAFLPISEMSNRRIKKPSEVIEVGQEVEPAILDLRPDERRMVLTLREGSGSQRSGGGYDSYESGARKGGKRGRKGGHHEQTGEAGGGGGRTPTGGATIGERLGMLKGILEGEGDAAPEAAAETDESSQSAKAETDADPAEAKPSDPSEKPAKSTPEPEAKSEADSDS; encoded by the coding sequence ATGATTGACGACCAGACGACCACGACTGACCATGGCGCGAGCGCGCCAGATGCCGAGGCAACCGACAAGGTTCAGACGGCCAGTGGTGCAACACCCGATTCTGGGGAGGCTACCGAGACGGCGGGCCCCCTCGACGCATCGACGACCTCCGACGACCATCCAGAGGCAGGCTTGAATGGGCCAGACGTTTCTGGTGCTCCGACTGACGATCTGACGGAGACCGTTTCCAGCGGGGCGGAGGAAACTACTCCCCCCTCTGCAGACCAAGAAGCGGCTAGCGCAGAACCCACAGCGCCGACCGACGATAAAGCGGCTGTCGATATGCCTGCGGCAGAGGTCGAGAAACCGCCCGTCACTCCGCAGGAATCGGCGCCGACCGAGGAGCGCGCAGCCGACGCCGACCTCTTCGAGGCTGCGATGGCGACTCTGCAAGGGGATGATGCGAGCGAAGCCCGCGGGCCGATCAAGCGAGGAGATCGCGTGGAAGCGACCGTCATCCAGGTGGAGCAGGATCGCGTGTTCGTCGATCTGGGCACCAAGAACGAGGCCGTTCTCCCGCTCTCCGAGCTTAGCGATCAGTCGGTCGACTCCGCCCAGGCGATCGTCAAGACAGGCGACAAGTTCGACGTCATCGTCCTCAAGACGGGCAGCGCAGAGGGCGCCCCGGTCGTTTCAAAGCGCAAGGCGGACTTCGACAACCAGTGGAAGCGCATTCTGCAGTCGTTCGAGGACGGCAAGATGTTCGACGCTCAAGTCGTGGACAGGGTGAAGGGCGGGCTCGTCGTCGATATCGGGGTCAGAGGGTTCGTTCCTGCGACTCACGTCGGCAGCGGCAAGCTGCGGAATATCGAGCGGTTCGTCGGAGGGACTTTGCCGGTCAAGATCATCGAGATTGACCGCGATCGCCGCAAGGTAGTCCTATCAAATCGGATGGCCGAGGACGAGCGCAGGTCCGAGGTCAAGCAGAACCTGTTCTCAAATACGAAACCCGGCGACGTTCTAAGCGGGGAGGTTCGCCGGATTACCGACTACGGCGCGTTCGTGGACCTGGGCGGTATCGACGGCCTTCTTCACATCAGCGAGATGAGCTGGGTGCGAATCGATCATCCGAGGGAGGTGCTCAAGGAGGGACAGGAGATCAACGTGATGGTGCTGCGCCTCGACGAAGCGAACGGTCGAGTCAGCCTCGGACTCAGGCAGGTGCTTCCGGATCCGTGGATCGATATCAAGAAGAACTATCGCCGCGGCCAAAAGATCAAGGTGCAGATCAGCCGCATCGTACAGAGCGGGGCGTTCGTCAGGCTTCCGGAGGGTGCCGAGGCCTTCTTGCCCATCAGCGAGATGTCGAACCGGCGAATCAAGAAGCCCAGCGAGGTCATCGAGGTTGGGCAAGAAGTCGAGCCTGCAATCTTGGATCTCCGACCTGATGAGCGGCGGATGGTCTTGACGCTCCGAGAGGGTTCTGGCTCACAGCGTTCAGGCGGCGGATACGACAGTTACGAGTCTGGAGCGCGCAAAGGCGGCAAGCGCGGGCGAAAGGGCGGCCACCATGAACAGACCGGCGAGGCCGGTGGAGGCGGTGGAAGAACGCCGACCGGAGGTGCGACGATTGGTGAACGGCTCGGCATGCTCAAGGGCATTCTGGAAGGAGAGGGTGACGCGGCGCCTGAGGCGGCCGCAGAGACCGACGAATCCTCACAGTCGGCCAAAGCCGAAACAGACGCTGATCCGGCGGAGGCAAAGCCCAGCGATCCGAGTGAAAAGCCTGCGAAGAGCACTCCAGAGCCGGAGGCGAAGAGCGAAGCCGACTCTGACTCTTAG
- the coaE gene encoding dephospho-CoA kinase (Dephospho-CoA kinase (CoaE) performs the final step in coenzyme A biosynthesis.): MAIIAGIALTGGIAEGKTTVLDIAREQGWNVCSADELAKEVLEDEVTQSEIGLMLGMPVPLDRAALRNRVVHDSEARRKLNSAVHGLVWERIVLEQADLVEIPLLVESCLQGKFRRTWVVTCGREQQLSRLEARLGNREAAVRMLATQLPTSVKCAFADRVIRTDLAIADVQNHVVELLHSYRASN; the protein is encoded by the coding sequence GTGGCCATAATCGCAGGGATAGCCCTGACGGGCGGTATCGCGGAGGGGAAGACGACCGTGTTGGACATAGCCCGCGAGCAGGGCTGGAACGTGTGTTCGGCGGACGAATTGGCCAAGGAAGTTCTTGAGGACGAGGTCACCCAATCCGAGATCGGACTCATGTTGGGCATGCCGGTGCCGCTAGATCGAGCCGCGCTGCGGAACAGGGTCGTGCACGATTCCGAGGCGCGCCGCAAGCTGAACAGCGCGGTGCACGGCCTCGTCTGGGAGCGGATAGTGCTGGAACAAGCCGATCTTGTCGAGATCCCTCTGCTGGTCGAGAGCTGTCTGCAGGGGAAATTCCGCCGGACGTGGGTCGTCACCTGTGGCCGCGAGCAGCAGCTATCACGGCTTGAAGCGAGGCTCGGGAACCGAGAGGCTGCGGTCCGAATGTTGGCCACTCAGCTTCCGACGAGCGTCAAATGCGCATTTGCAGACCGAGTAATACGAACGGACTTGGCGATTGCAGACGTCCAAAATCACGTAGTGGAGCTCTTGCATTCCTACCGAGCATCCAACTGA
- a CDS encoding aldo/keto reductase — protein sequence MGISRRDFLKGSSAVGAASLTGLLGDFLKSAPKMPTRPLGKMGWDASIYAVGTAEMPAGERSVRTLRELMDAGVNYIDTAPSYQSTRSETLIGQAVAGRRDQVWISTKTLERTADGAYKEINESLKRLGTETIDLLQVHAVNDNGSLNAVLRKGGAIEGIERAKSEGLVRHIGITGHTRPEVILRAIKEYPFESILVPTSALDRHVNDFAEEVIPTARQKGLAVVGMKSVKGIERATKGEFEPAEFIRYSLSLPISTLTIGLRKIPEAAENLKLALAFKEMTRTEMTALEQEVERHANMTTLWWKKQ from the coding sequence GTGGGCATATCTCGCCGAGATTTCTTGAAGGGATCAAGCGCGGTCGGTGCGGCCAGCCTCACCGGACTGCTGGGCGACTTCCTGAAGTCCGCCCCAAAGATGCCGACGCGCCCGCTGGGCAAGATGGGCTGGGACGCTTCGATCTACGCCGTCGGTACCGCCGAGATGCCCGCCGGCGAACGGTCTGTGCGGACCTTGCGCGAGCTGATGGACGCCGGGGTCAACTACATCGACACGGCGCCGAGCTATCAGAGCACGCGGAGTGAGACCCTGATCGGACAGGCGGTAGCGGGAAGAAGAGATCAGGTGTGGATCTCCACGAAGACCTTGGAGCGCACCGCCGACGGGGCGTACAAGGAGATCAACGAGAGCCTCAAGAGGCTTGGCACAGAGACGATCGATCTACTCCAGGTTCATGCGGTAAACGACAACGGTTCGCTCAATGCCGTGCTGCGCAAGGGAGGAGCCATCGAGGGCATTGAGCGGGCGAAATCAGAGGGGCTTGTGCGCCACATCGGCATCACCGGCCACACGCGCCCCGAGGTCATTCTGAGGGCGATCAAGGAGTACCCGTTCGAGTCCATTCTCGTGCCGACGAGCGCGCTTGATCGCCACGTCAACGACTTTGCGGAGGAAGTGATACCGACTGCTAGGCAAAAGGGTCTTGCAGTAGTCGGAATGAAGTCGGTGAAAGGCATCGAAAGAGCGACGAAAGGAGAGTTCGAGCCGGCAGAGTTCATCCGCTACTCGCTGTCGCTGCCGATCTCGACGCTGACGATCGGGTTGCGCAAGATCCCTGAAGCCGCTGAGAATCTGAAGCTTGCGCTGGCGTTCAAAGAGATGACGCGCACCGAGATGACTGCGCTGGAGCAAGAGGTAGAGCGTCACGCGAACATGACCACACTCTGGTGGAAGAAGCAGTAG
- a CDS encoding Hsp20/alpha crystallin family protein codes for MDQRDPEEWLEQIAKEMERLTGEISGAAPKLARSKGWSPRIDILETEENVVLKAELAGVQPEKVTLHFSSQRQTLTVKGVRHDESLFPHDRQVPLQLEIEYGEFWREIALPDVSLDLEGVRARFDNGIMFVVIPKCAEASPTVVIKKTITIKKF; via the coding sequence ATGGATCAGCGCGATCCTGAAGAGTGGCTCGAACAGATTGCGAAGGAAATGGAGCGCCTGACGGGAGAAATCTCAGGCGCGGCCCCTAAACTCGCCCGCTCTAAGGGCTGGAGCCCTCGCATCGACATCCTCGAGACGGAAGAAAACGTCGTGCTGAAGGCGGAGCTTGCAGGAGTCCAGCCTGAGAAAGTCACCCTGCACTTCAGTTCCCAGCGGCAGACCCTGACCGTCAAAGGCGTCCGGCACGATGAGTCGCTCTTCCCACACGACAGACAGGTCCCGTTGCAACTAGAGATCGAGTACGGCGAGTTCTGGCGCGAAATAGCGCTGCCGGATGTGTCGCTCGATCTCGAAGGCGTCAGAGCGCGGTTCGACAATGGAATCATGTTCGTCGTCATCCCGAAATGCGCTGAAGCCTCGCCGACCGTGGTCATAAAGAAAACGATTACGATCAAGAAGTTCTAA
- the lon gene encoding endopeptidase La yields the protein MSDAKSPVEEAVEVELKGPTLEVGPDEEDVVDLPETLNILPLRDSVIYPMLIAPLSVARASSVQLIDESVQGQDRIIGVVVQRDPATDEPGFDDIYGVGCAVIIRTLMKAGNNVRLIVQGMARFKIVEPIQVKPFMVCRVEPLEEEVVTPEIAEEVEALRRSVSALFEQAVRLSPMLPDELRSLTTAVQEPGILCDLVAAHVPLQVAEKQELLDTADLRVRMRRLLELLGKEVRVLELTSKVQSEVSTELSKAQRDYYLREQLKAIQKELGEDFGGADDLEELRQLIDAAGMSEAALKEVNREFDRLKRINAGSPEYSVARTYVETMAALPWNVSTTDNLDLEHVRKVLDEDHYGLDKIKRRIVEFLAVRKVKKDGLVKQPILCFYGPPGVGKTSLGRSIARAMDRKFVRLSLGGMRDEAEIRGHRRTYIGAMPGQVIQSIRRAECNNPVFVFDEIDKLGNDFRGDPASAMLEVLDPEQNSSFRDHYVDAPFDLSRVFFITTANRLDTIPPALRDRMEIIEITGYTEHEKSEIAARHLVPRQIEDHGLTEKQVSVEEGAILHIIQRYTREAGVRNLNRELGAVVRRATLMFAEGRKRKLAITKKFVESTLGAPRYSMDELAERSLIAGVALGLAWTPVGGEVLFVESTSMTGKKGLTITGQVGDVMKESVEAALSYVRSNAKKLKIDPEFFNKSDIHIHVPAGAVPKDGPSAGITMLTALVSLLTGRKVRPRLAMTGEITLTGQVLPVGGIKEKVLAAHRAGVKTLLLPAQNRKEYQEDVPQEIQDQIEVHFIRRVSHALLLALE from the coding sequence ATGTCAGACGCCAAGTCACCTGTTGAAGAAGCTGTCGAAGTCGAGCTGAAAGGGCCGACTCTCGAAGTCGGACCTGATGAGGAGGACGTCGTTGACCTGCCTGAAACGCTCAACATTCTACCGTTGCGCGACTCGGTGATCTACCCGATGCTGATCGCGCCGTTGAGCGTTGCAAGGGCGTCATCGGTGCAGCTGATCGATGAGAGCGTGCAGGGACAAGATCGAATCATCGGCGTCGTCGTCCAGCGGGACCCGGCGACGGACGAGCCCGGCTTTGACGACATCTACGGCGTCGGCTGCGCAGTCATCATCCGCACATTGATGAAGGCTGGCAACAACGTTCGCCTGATCGTTCAGGGCATGGCTCGCTTCAAGATCGTCGAGCCGATCCAGGTGAAGCCGTTCATGGTGTGTCGGGTCGAGCCGCTCGAAGAGGAGGTAGTCACGCCAGAGATCGCGGAGGAGGTCGAGGCTCTGCGGCGATCGGTGTCCGCGCTGTTCGAGCAAGCGGTGCGGCTCTCGCCGATGTTGCCGGACGAACTGCGCTCGCTGACTACGGCGGTCCAGGAGCCGGGCATCCTGTGCGACCTGGTCGCCGCGCACGTGCCCCTCCAGGTCGCCGAAAAGCAAGAGTTGCTCGACACGGCGGACTTGCGAGTCCGCATGAGGCGCCTTCTCGAGCTGTTGGGCAAGGAGGTCCGAGTGCTTGAGCTGACGAGCAAGGTGCAGAGCGAGGTCAGCACCGAGCTGAGCAAGGCCCAGCGCGACTACTACCTGCGAGAGCAGCTCAAAGCGATCCAGAAGGAGCTTGGCGAGGACTTCGGTGGCGCGGACGACCTGGAGGAGCTGCGACAGCTCATCGACGCCGCAGGCATGTCGGAGGCCGCGCTGAAGGAGGTGAACCGGGAGTTCGATCGACTGAAGCGCATCAACGCCGGGTCCCCCGAGTATTCAGTGGCGCGAACCTACGTCGAGACGATGGCGGCGCTGCCGTGGAACGTATCGACGACGGACAACCTCGACCTCGAGCACGTGCGAAAGGTGCTCGACGAGGATCACTACGGACTGGACAAGATCAAGCGGCGGATCGTGGAGTTTTTGGCCGTGCGCAAGGTGAAGAAGGACGGCCTGGTCAAGCAGCCGATTCTGTGCTTCTACGGGCCGCCCGGAGTCGGCAAAACCTCGCTGGGTCGGTCGATCGCCAGGGCGATGGACAGGAAATTCGTGAGACTCTCGCTCGGCGGAATGCGCGATGAAGCAGAAATCCGAGGTCATCGGCGCACGTACATCGGTGCGATGCCCGGCCAGGTGATCCAGAGCATTCGCAGAGCGGAGTGCAACAACCCAGTCTTCGTCTTCGACGAGATCGACAAGCTCGGAAACGACTTTCGGGGAGACCCGGCTTCGGCGATGCTCGAAGTGCTCGACCCGGAGCAGAACAGTTCGTTCCGCGACCACTACGTCGATGCCCCGTTCGACCTCTCTCGCGTCTTCTTCATCACGACCGCCAACAGGTTGGACACGATTCCGCCGGCTCTGCGAGATCGGATGGAGATCATCGAGATTACCGGCTACACCGAGCACGAGAAGAGCGAGATCGCCGCGAGGCATCTCGTTCCGCGACAGATCGAGGATCACGGACTTACTGAAAAGCAGGTGAGCGTGGAAGAGGGCGCGATTCTGCACATCATCCAGCGGTACACGAGAGAAGCCGGAGTTCGCAACCTCAACCGCGAGCTTGGCGCGGTCGTCAGGCGAGCGACTCTGATGTTCGCGGAGGGGCGAAAGCGGAAGCTCGCAATCACCAAGAAGTTCGTTGAGTCCACCCTCGGGGCGCCGCGGTATTCGATGGACGAGCTAGCTGAAAGATCGCTCATCGCCGGAGTTGCGCTAGGCCTCGCCTGGACGCCGGTAGGGGGCGAGGTGCTCTTTGTCGAGTCGACGTCAATGACTGGAAAAAAGGGTCTGACAATCACCGGCCAGGTCGGAGACGTGATGAAAGAGTCGGTGGAAGCCGCACTGAGCTACGTCCGATCTAACGCCAAAAAGTTAAAGATTGACCCAGAATTCTTTAACAAATCCGACATTCATATCCACGTTCCGGCTGGGGCGGTGCCGAAAGATGGGCCTAGCGCGGGAATCACGATGCTGACGGCGCTCGTGTCGTTGCTGACCGGTCGAAAGGTGCGACCGCGCCTCGCGATGACCGGCGAAATCACGCTGACCGGGCAAGTTCTGCCGGTCGGCGGGATCAAGGAGAAAGTTCTGGCAGCGCACCGCGCAGGCGTCAAGACGCTGTTGCTGCCGGCCCAGAACAGGAAGGAGTATCAGGAAGACGTTCCGCAGGAGATCCAGGATCAGATCGAGGTGCATTTCATCAGGCGCGTGTCCCACGCCTTGCTCTTGGCCCTTGAGTAG
- a CDS encoding ATP-dependent Clp protease adaptor ClpS: protein MGRLTSIDERTRILAAGSSGSTIELPDLHTADETKLGEGWVVTVYDNEVNTYEEVMLVLMLSTGCDGEEAYIEAWEIDHYGKCVVHRASEDECKKTAEVIAKIGIRVEATPSD from the coding sequence GTGGGAAGATTGACCTCGATCGATGAAAGAACGAGGATTCTTGCGGCGGGCAGCTCTGGCTCTACGATTGAGCTGCCCGATCTTCACACTGCCGACGAGACAAAGCTCGGCGAAGGATGGGTGGTCACTGTCTACGACAACGAAGTCAACACTTACGAAGAGGTAATGCTCGTGCTGATGCTATCGACGGGATGCGACGGCGAGGAAGCGTATATCGAGGCGTGGGAGATCGATCACTACGGCAAGTGCGTCGTCCACCGCGCGTCAGAAGACGAGTGCAAGAAGACCGCTGAAGTCATCGCTAAGATCGGTATACGCGTCGAGGCGACGCCAAGCGACTGA
- a CDS encoding ATP-dependent Clp protease adaptor ClpS: protein MPDRASQSPLVEPESTQQEASSQRWTVIMFNNDTNTFEEVIEILIRSTDCDAQEAFMETWEADAFGSAHVHFAEKQRCVSVAEMIESIGVATEVKKEWED, encoded by the coding sequence ATGCCTGATCGTGCCAGTCAATCACCGCTAGTTGAGCCCGAGTCCACACAACAAGAGGCTTCCAGCCAGCGGTGGACGGTCATCATGTTCAACAACGATACGAACACGTTTGAAGAGGTCATAGAAATCTTGATCCGATCGACGGACTGCGACGCTCAGGAAGCGTTTATGGAGACTTGGGAAGCAGATGCATTCGGCAGCGCGCACGTACACTTTGCAGAGAAGCAGCGATGTGTGTCTGTAGCCGAAATGATCGAGTCTATCGGCGTGGCGACAGAGGTGAAGAAGGAGTGGGAAGATTGA
- a CDS encoding tetratricopeptide repeat protein, protein MDAKELYEKGFQLRCEGAYGEAKNVFGQVLESDQDHADTLWQLGLIKGFEGDFDGSIEALKAVVEANPNHVGARFDYAMSLMMIGQEAQACEQFREVLRQDPDHEKAKQQTVFCP, encoded by the coding sequence ATGGACGCAAAGGAACTCTACGAGAAGGGCTTCCAGCTTCGCTGTGAGGGAGCGTACGGCGAGGCCAAGAACGTTTTTGGCCAAGTGCTGGAATCGGATCAGGATCACGCCGACACTCTGTGGCAACTCGGCCTGATCAAAGGGTTCGAGGGCGATTTCGACGGTTCGATCGAAGCGCTGAAAGCAGTGGTCGAGGCGAACCCGAATCACGTTGGCGCGCGATTCGATTATGCGATGTCGCTCATGATGATTGGACAGGAGGCGCAGGCCTGCGAGCAGTTTCGCGAAGTCCTCCGCCAAGATCCTGACCACGAGAAGGCGAAGCAACAGACCGTGTTCTGCCCGTAG
- the ftsH gene encoding ATP-dependent zinc metalloprotease FtsH, translating into MIGVFVVISLSGRGGSLNLTGARPQELALSEFTTEVENKNVKTADWQVKKISGELQNGKKYVVQAVQSDTQIGRDLFQKLSANGVKVNIKDPPFIHSISQFLVFLIPMILIIGFFYFFLIRPAQQGGNQAMSFGRSKARRVGEQHPKVTFDDVAGIDEATSELAEIVDFLKNTKKYVALGAKIPKGILLTGPPGVGKTHLARAIAGEAGVPFFHISGSDFVEMFVGVGAARVRDLFETAKAHRPCLIFVDEIDAVGRQRGAGMGGGHDEREQTLNQLLVEMDGFDANAGVIMLAATNRPDVLDPALLRPGRFDRTVVVDPPDVVGREAILKIHAAGKPLADDVNLATMAKRTPGFTGADLANALNEAALLAARRNHEVIHMADIEEALDRVMAGPERKSRLIDDEERKVIAYHEAGHAIVGELLEECDPVHKVTILPRGMSLGSTWQIPEADSYLVGKQELTDDITALLGGRVAEELIFDDITTGAANDLQRVSAISRAMVTEYGMSDRVGLLAVGHGSRNPFLGRTYSEGREYSEQVARIVDEEVRRIVDECHTRATELLDGKLDTLHAVAEALLERETLDREEFLAVLNGEPLPPLPVAEESTNSKDESESEPEQQAEVGSQTVKPNQLEPGTA; encoded by the coding sequence ATGATCGGCGTATTCGTCGTGATCAGCCTATCAGGACGTGGAGGATCGCTGAATCTTACCGGTGCAAGACCGCAGGAACTTGCGCTGTCCGAGTTTACGACAGAGGTCGAGAACAAGAACGTCAAGACCGCAGACTGGCAGGTCAAGAAGATCAGCGGCGAGCTGCAGAACGGCAAGAAGTACGTCGTTCAGGCAGTACAATCCGACACCCAGATTGGCCGCGATCTGTTCCAGAAGCTCAGCGCCAACGGCGTCAAAGTCAATATCAAGGATCCGCCGTTCATCCACTCAATATCGCAGTTCCTGGTGTTCCTCATTCCTATGATCCTGATCATCGGGTTCTTCTACTTTTTCCTGATCCGCCCGGCGCAGCAGGGTGGCAACCAAGCCATGAGCTTTGGCAGGAGCAAGGCTAGAAGGGTCGGCGAACAGCATCCGAAGGTGACGTTCGACGACGTAGCTGGCATCGACGAGGCGACCTCGGAGCTGGCTGAGATCGTAGACTTTCTGAAGAACACGAAGAAGTACGTTGCGCTCGGCGCGAAAATCCCGAAAGGCATCCTTCTCACGGGCCCTCCCGGAGTTGGGAAAACCCATCTTGCCCGGGCGATCGCCGGCGAGGCTGGCGTGCCGTTCTTCCATATCAGCGGATCGGACTTCGTCGAGATGTTCGTCGGTGTGGGCGCGGCAAGGGTTCGCGATCTGTTCGAGACGGCCAAGGCGCATCGCCCTTGTCTGATCTTCGTCGATGAGATCGACGCGGTTGGACGACAGCGCGGCGCGGGAATGGGCGGCGGCCACGACGAGCGGGAGCAGACGCTCAACCAACTGCTAGTCGAGATGGACGGATTTGACGCGAACGCCGGCGTCATCATGCTGGCGGCCACCAACAGGCCCGACGTGCTCGACCCAGCTCTTCTCAGGCCGGGTAGGTTCGACCGGACGGTCGTCGTCGACCCGCCTGACGTCGTGGGCCGCGAAGCGATTTTGAAGATACACGCCGCTGGCAAACCGCTGGCGGACGACGTGAACCTCGCCACGATGGCGAAGCGAACTCCTGGCTTCACAGGTGCGGACCTTGCTAACGCTCTCAACGAAGCTGCGCTGCTCGCTGCGCGCCGAAATCACGAGGTCATCCATATGGCCGACATAGAAGAGGCGCTCGACAGAGTCATGGCGGGCCCTGAGAGAAAGAGTCGGCTGATCGACGACGAAGAGCGAAAGGTGATCGCGTATCACGAGGCCGGACACGCGATCGTCGGAGAGCTGCTGGAGGAGTGCGACCCCGTGCACAAAGTGACGATTCTTCCTCGCGGAATGTCTTTGGGCTCGACCTGGCAAATTCCAGAAGCCGACAGTTACCTCGTTGGCAAACAGGAGCTGACCGACGACATCACGGCGCTTCTCGGAGGTCGCGTCGCTGAAGAGCTGATCTTTGACGACATCACCACGGGCGCTGCCAACGATCTGCAGCGAGTGTCGGCGATTTCGCGAGCCATGGTCACGGAGTACGGGATGAGCGACCGCGTCGGCCTGCTGGCGGTTGGCCACGGTAGCCGAAACCCGTTCCTCGGTCGGACTTACTCCGAGGGCCGCGAATACTCGGAGCAGGTCGCGCGCATCGTTGACGAAGAGGTTAGAAGGATCGTTGACGAATGCCACACGCGGGCGACAGAGCTTTTGGACGGCAAACTTGACACCTTGCACGCCGTGGCCGAGGCGCTTCTAGAGCGTGAAACGCTGGATCGCGAAGAGTTCCTCGCGGTGCTGAACGGCGAACCGCTTCCGCCGCTCCCGGTTGCCGAGGAATCGACCAATTCCAAGGACGAATCGGAGTCAGAACCCGAGCAACAGGCTGAAGTGGGCTCCCAGACCGTCAAGCCAAACCAGCTAGAACCTGGTACGGCGTAG